One segment of Panicum virgatum strain AP13 chromosome 1K, P.virgatum_v5, whole genome shotgun sequence DNA contains the following:
- the LOC120699268 gene encoding uncharacterized protein LOC120699268, with amino-acid sequence MSSPLVTGGCFALKSNINGKYLRYSPEKEKILEVSGEDVLSPYTRFRAELSREHDGHVHIRCCYNNKYWVAREVNQQWCLMGDANEPQEDLSDPSCTVLRHEPSSVHVDDVNLEHARLKRSVYMRADAHPTEKTLRAGSLLLGNKDKPDEEDAYTFSVINLEGQMLLPKYVCFKGDNGMYLRARKVEWNLNYLEFSSDDIADPTVRNIIHTNSDGTIRIYSSHYGKFWRRSPNWIWGDSDDTTSRNPDTVFRALLLGGGKCALQNLGNNNYCKRLTTEGKTSCLNAAVPTITREAQLELHETVLSRKIYGVEYRLKDVNIHDLKPRTFYTKTIANSTSRPHKSKLTISYSVTTERRWDSNVSWKLGVTTTIKAGVPAIAETSVEISSEFSGSYTWGETQSHTEQQSNEEEIEVPAHSKRTVRVVATEGTCEIPFSYIQEDMLTTGEIVVTKMHDGIYRGVNSYGFETQINE; translated from the exons atgTCATCTCCTTTAGTGACCGGCGGGTGCTTTGCTCTTAAGTCTAATATTAATGGCAAATACTTGCGCTACTCGCCTGAGAAAGAGAAAATCCTTGAGGTGAGTGGGGAAGATGTCCTCAGTCCCTACACTAGGTTTCGTGCAGAGCTGTCCAGGGAGCACGACGGCCACGTTCACATCAGATGCTGCTACAACAACAAGTACTGGGTCGCCCGTGAGGTTAACCAGCAGTGGTGCCTCATGGGTGATGCAAATGAGCCCCAAGAGGACCTATCAGATCCTTCTTGCACGGTGCTCCGGCATGAACCCAGCAGTGTTCACGTCGATGATGTCAA CTTGGAGCACGCCAGGCTCAAAAGAAGTGTTTACATGCGCGCCGATGCTCATCCAACCGAAAAGACCCTCAGAGCTGGCTCCTTGCTGCTAGGAAACAAAGATAAACCAGATGAAGAAGATGCCTACACGTTTAGTGTCATCAATCTAGAAGGACAAATGCTACTGCCCAAATACGTTTGTTTCAAGGGTGACAATGGCATGTACCTCAGGGCGAGGAAGGTTGAATGGAACCTCAACTACTTGGAGTTTTCGTCGGATGACATTGCTGATCCAACGGTGAGAAACATCATTCACACAAACAGCGATGGCACCATCCGCATATACTCGAGTCACTATGGTAAGTTCTGGAGGCGCAGCCCCAACTGGATCTGGGGAGACTCCGATGACACCACCAGTAGGAATCCTGACACGGTGTTCCGAGCGCTCTTGCTTGGGGGCGGCAAATGCGCACTTCAGAACCTCGGCAACAACAACTACTGCAAGAGGTTGACCACCGAAGGCAAGACGAGTTGCCTCAACGCTGCGGTTCCTACCATCACAAGGGAGGCACAGCTAGAGCTGCATGAAACTGTCCTATCTCGAAAGATCTATGGCGTTGAGTACCGCCTCAAAGATGTCAATATTCACGACCTCAAGCCCCGCACTTTTTACACTAAAACAATTGCTAACAGCACAAGTAGGCCCCACAAGAGTAAGCTAACCATATCTTACAGTGTAACGACGGAGAGGAGATGGGATTCAAATGTCTCCTGGAAGCTTGGTGTGACAACCACCATCAAAGCTGGGGTTCCAGCAATTGCAGAGACATCAGTTGAGATCTCAAGTGAGTTTAGTGGATCATACACCTGGGGAGAAACTCAATCTCACACTGAACAGCAATCAAATGAAGAAGAAATTGAGGTCCCTGCACACAGCAAGAGGACAGTTCGAGTGGTGGCAACAGAGGGAACATGTGAAATTCCCTTCTCATACATCCAGGAGGATATGTTAACAACCGGAGAGATAGTTGTTACGAAGATGCATGATGGGATCTACCGTGGAGTCAACAGCTATGGTTTCGAGACGCAGATCAACGAATAG